In Mucinivorans hirudinis, the DNA window TGCATCTCCGCTATCTTCAAGTGCTTGAATAGCATCATCAAGCAAAGCATTTAACTTCGATGATGGTTCTTTAGCGATAATCGACCATCGTGCCTTCTCTGGGACAAATGCAATACCCTGATAACGACTTGGACTATCAAGAAAAGCGGCTATTATACTCTCATCTTCAATACCATTATCAAGGCATTCTTTTCTCATTGTGCTTTGCGTGGTCTCAAATTTTTCCCCTATAAAACGCAAAAACACCAAAGTCAATAGTAAATCTCGCTTATCATTAAGCGATGCATTACTACGTAAATACTCTCGACAATTGTAAAGTATTGATTCAAGGTTTAATGTATCGTTATCCTTTTGTTTCTTAGCCATATATTTTTATTTGTTTTTTATATCTCTTTTATTACGGGTTCAATAATGATACCATCTGCATCCAAGTCAATATCTGCAATCGTATCTTTACTATATCGTTTAATGTAGCAATATTTTGATTCTAATACTAAAATACCACTTTTAGAATAGTTAGCTGACTTTACCTCCCACTTAATTTGTATTTCTTGTTCTTCTGTTTCCGGTTTTATGTAAAAGCTGAAAGTACTACGGTCAGTTTGAACTAATCTATTCTGTTTTGGTCTGTATTCCACTAAATTAAACGTTTCATTAACATCGACATATCTCGTTAAAGCGATACCACTAATTGCTGCCACGCCAGTTTTAGCTTTACCACCAAAGTCATCATCAATATTAAAGGGGTACACACTCTCAAAAGTTAACTTAACCATATAATCATGAATAACACTACTGCCAATATTTTCAATAGTTAGTTCAACTTCGCACCAAGATAAGTCTATTGTCCCAGCCATAGATGGCATCTTAAATGCAGCATGGTCAAATATGCTATGTTTTTGTTCTTTTGTTTCGTATCTGTTTTTATCTAGTTGGGAATAAATATAGTACTGCGGTGAAATGCTAACTCTATGCACTTTGTCTTGAAAATAGACCGCAACATCGGTATTGTCTATATACTGACAATCGTTTATATACCAATTGTAAGTATCTCTATTCTCTTTCAATTTATAAACTATATCTTCCCATGAAAATACATCTATACCAAACCCTCCATTAGTTCTACTCTCAATATTTTTTTCACGTATATATTCCTCAATTTTAGCATCCCTTACAGCTGTTGTTGCAAAATAAAACACCTTGAGTTGCGGCTTGAAACTTTTAGCTTTTTCTATTTCTTCGTCAATCTCTTTCTTGGTTAATTGAGATTTGGTGCAATTATCCTTACACTTGCACTGTATTCCGTAATATTCAATCCCATTATTAGGAGCTCCATAAACATCAACCCCGCATTGGATTTGTCCTGAACGACCATTCTTCTTAATCGTATCTGAACAATTCCATATTTCACCCCATAATTTCATACAGAGTGTCTCGAAATCTTGCCAATTCACAGGCGGTTGTATCTCAGTAGGAGCTTTCATTCTATAATTTACTTTGTCTTATTTATCAATACTCTCACATCAACATCCAACAACTCCGCAATGCGAGTAAAAGTTTCGATTGAGGGTTGGGCGTGATTGGTGCACCAACGAGAAACAGTAGCTACATCTTTGCCAAGATTATCAGCCAGCCATTTGCCGGTTTTATTCTTCTCAATTAATACCGCTTTTATTCTATTAATCTCTTTCATTACTCATTTTTTATTGATGCAAAACACAAAGTTAATAAAACTCTTTGAGATATTTGCATAGAGTACTAACTTATTTATAAATATTCTGTTGGCACCGCCAAGTAAAGCCAAACACCGCCAAGTAAAGCCAATGAGCTGAGAGGTGCTAAAAGCTGATTAATAACACCATAACTTCGCAGTAGATATGCTAAACAGAGGGCATATCAATCACTTTTTTATCCACTAAAATCAAAGTTATGGACGTAAGTAAAGAAGCAAAAGAGAGCCTATTGGTTCTCGACAAGCAGGACGGCAACAAGGTAAAAGCCGTTAGCGGTATTGACGACGCTGGAAAGCTAAAAACAGTGCCCCCTCGAAAAGAACACGAGCAGGATTTTTTGAAGATTGACAAACACAGTAACATTCTCGAAAATTTCTTCTCCAATTTTATGAGGCAGGTGAAAGACCCAACCCATTTCGAGTTTTTCAAAATCAAAACCGATGATGTCGAAAAGGTTGCTCCCGTGATTGAGACAATGGCGACACAAAAAGATACTGCCTCGCAAGAGATGCTTAATGAGTATCGTGTAGAGCCGTCGGATTATCATAAAGAGCAGCAAGGTTACAAGCCAATTGACGAAAGTCGCATAGATTGGGATAACCTCAAGCAATTCGGCATCACCCGTGAGGGTTTGGAAAAGAGCAACAGTCTGGAGCCGATGTTGAACTATCAGAAGTCGCCCGGACTGCACCGCATCTCTGCCACTTTTGACAATGTAAAGGTCGATACTGATGCTCGTCTGGCATTTCGTGAAACAGAAGACGGACGCATTGCATTGGCTGTTCACGGCGTTCGCAAACAGCCTGAACTCGACAGACCCTATTTCGGCAACAATTTTTCGGCAGAGGACAAGCATAATTTGCTCACTACGGGCAATCTCGGACGTGTGCTCGATATGAAGCTACCAAACCAAGAAAAACCCATTCCCGTATTTCTGAGTGTGGACAAGCTGACTAATGAGTTGGTTTCCGTTCGTGCCGATAAAATCCGCATACCAAATGAAATTAAAGGGGTTACGCTGGATGAGAACCAAAAAGCAGAGCTTCGCAGTGGCAAGGCTGTTTTGCTCGATGGTATGACCGCAAAGAGTGGCAAGGAGTTTTCGGCAGAGGTTCAAGTCAATGCCGACAAACGTGGAATTGAGTTCAAGTTTCCTGAAAATCAACGACAAACGCAACGGCAAGAAAATGGAAGCGAGTTCAAGATACCCCAAAAGCTCGGTGGCGTGGAGTTGAGCGACAAACAGCAAAACTCACTCAAAGATGGCGGCACTATCTATATCGAGGGATTGACCGACCGCAAGGGGCAGCAGTATAATGCCTACGTCAAGGTCAATGACAAGGAGCAGAAACTTGATTTTTACAGATGGAATCCCGACAAGGCGAAAGAGATTACCCCCGACAACAAATCTAAAACGCAGGTGGAGGTGAATTCCAATGGTAAAACCAATGAGGCGACCAAGGAGCAAAAAGAGCCGCTCAAACAAGGTCAGACCCAAGCCGACGAGCCACAGCAACAACAAAACAAGCCGAGAGGCATGAAAATGTAGTGCAATGAACGAGTTATATATCTTGATAAGCGTATTGGTCATTCTAAATGTGACACTTATTGCATCAATTATCATATTGGAGCGGCGACACCCCAAGGATAGCAATGATGCAGACTATTATGATGAGAATGGCTATCACATCTATTACGACCGTCGAATAATCGAAGCCGAACAAAAGCGTAGAGACCAAGTGCCATCGGAGGATTAAATTTCTATTTGTCGTCGATAATCTCTATATTTGCCACTAAATCAGATGTCAACGGTTTAATACTCCGTTGCTTTGATTTTAGTGGTGGCACTCCGGACAAGGTTCGGGGTGCCTTTTTTTCTACAGTACAAAATCCACTAAAATCACAAGCAATGAGAAAGAGTCATCAATTCACCGAAGCATCCTACTTCAAAGGAATCCTATTCGTAACCTTAGAGGAGAATCACCCCGAAACCCCTATTGACCCACAATTCATAGAGAGCCGTAGCGAACTTGCCGAGCAAGCCTACGAAGATGCTGTGCGTGAGGGTAAAATATCTGTCGAAGCACAAGAAATAGCCCTTCGTGTCCTACTTTCTGGGCTCCATTTCTCAAAGACAAGTATCATCAAAGATATACTAAACAACGAGTTTTCCGAGGAGGTTGAATCTGACCGTGTGCCGGAATTTGCGTTGGAAATTTTGCCTGAATTGAAATCGGTATTTGAACACTACAATATCGACGATGCTTTTGCCGAGACGCCTGAATACGACCATCTCTACACCGAGCTGACGGGAGCCATCCATATCTATTTTGAGGATTATGGCGTTTAACCGAAAAGCAAAGCTAAGGGAAAATACCCAAGCCATCGAGATACTCTTTCGTCTCGAAAAAGAGCAACGCACCGCTACACCTGAGGAGCGTGAAGTATTGGCAAAATATTGCGGCTTCGGAGGATTGAAGCAGATACTCAACCCTGCGGATTCGCTTGCAGATGTTAGCAGTTGGTCAAAATCCGATGCCGAACTTTTCCCACAGGTGGCAGAGCTGCACAATCTGTTACGCTCCAATTCGGCTAACGAACAGGAGTATCGACAGTATGTTTCGAGCCTGAAAAACTCCATTCTCACAGCGTTTTATACTCCGACAGAGGTAGTGCAGGCTATTGCCGACACACTACACCAACGAGGAGTTACGGTTGACCGCTTTCTTGACCCATCGGCAGGTCAAGGGGCGTTCTCTGATGCTTTTGTTAGTCAAGGGGTTGAGGCTCTCAGCTTTGAAAAAGATTTGCTTACGGGTAAGGTGCTTTCTGCACTGCACCCTGACACTGATGTTAGGGTCGAAGGGTTTGAGAAGATTGAAGAGCACTACAACAACTATTTCGATGTGGTTAGCTCCAATATCCCATTTGGCGACGTAGCAGTATTTGACCCTCTCTACACCAAGAGCGATGACCCAACAAGGCGTGCAGCTGCGAAAACTATTCATAACTATTTTTTCGCAAAAGGGCTCGACACCATCCGTGAGGGTGGCATATTGGCATTTATCACCTCGCAAGGGGTTATGAACTCACAACAGAATGAGCCGATACGTGAGATGTTGATGCAGCAAGCCGATCTTGTCTCTGTGGTACGATTGCCAAATAATCTATTTTCGGAGAATGCAGGCACCGATGTTGGCAGCGACCTTATTGTCTTGCAAAAAAATAGTCAGAAAGAGAGCTTAAGCGAAGATGAACAACGCTTCGTCAAAACACGACTCAGACCAAGCGGAGTGATGTTTAACACCTACTTTCGAGACCTCTCACGTGTTGTTCATACTCAGTGGCAAGAGTCCACAGACCCCTACGGCAAACCTGCAATACTCTTCAAACACGAAGGCGGCTCTGCTGCTATTGCCACCGAGTTGCAAAGAATGTTGAGTGCCGATTTCGGCAAAAACCTCAATATTGAACGCTACAACATCCACTCACAAACCCGCAAGATAGAGAAGCAAGAGCCGGCAAAAAGTGAATCTCCACTCCTATCGCTATATACACAGATAGAGCAACGCCAGCAGCCGGTTCAGAAACGAAGGGTGCGAAGAGTAGAGCAAACTCCGCAACCATCGCTTTTTGATTTCACGGCAGATGCTAAAAGTCAAACTGCCGAGCCTATCACCACAGATCCACGTCCTTACAGTGGAGAGTTATTGCCCCATTTGCGAAACGGTTCGTTTGTGGTTGACGACAATCAGGCGGGCTATCTGACCGACATCAGACATAGCGAAGCCACATTCAAACCTTTGGAGTTAAACAGCTCTCAAACAGAGCGTTTACGGCTATATGTGCCTATGCGTGAGAGCTACTTTGCATTGTATAGCTACGAAGCAGAACACAAAGAGGCGGACGGCAAAAGTCGAGCAGAACTTAATCGTCTATATGATGATTATGTTGCGAAATTTGGCAACCTCAATAGTCGAAATAATCTCAAACTGCTCTTGATGGACGCTTCGGGGCGAGATATGCTCTCTTTGGAGCGTGCTGTTGACGGAGAGTTTGTCAAAGCTGATATTTTCGACCACCCAGTTGCATTTTCACAAAACGAGATTACGAGTGTGGGCAGTGCCGAGGAGGCTCTGTCGGCTTCGCTCAACAAATACGGAGTGGTCAATCTCGACTATATGGCGACCCTTAGCGGTACCGATGCAGATGAGTTGATAGAGGAGCTTACGGGACGAATATATTACAATCCGTTGGTGGATAACTATGAGATTGCTGACCGATTTATTGCCGGCAATGTGGTTGAGAAAGCCGAAAAGATAGAGAATTGGCTAACCTCGAACCTGCATAGTCAAAGGGTTGATGAGGCTCTCCACGCACTCAAAGAGGCAACTCCCCGCCCGATACAGTTTGATGAATTGGATTTCAATTTCGGAGAACGTTGGATTCCCACAGGGCTATATTCACGTTATGCTTCCTATCTATTTGATACCGACGTTAAAATCAGCTATGCGGAGAGTTTAGATGATTTTTCGGTCAAAGCATCGTACAGCAACGCCAATATTTGGGACAAATATGCTGTCCGTGGACAGAGTCGCACTTATGACGGTATAGCCCTAATGGGGCACGCATTGGTAAACACCGTCCCCGATATCTCAAAGACAATCAAAGTAGGAGATGAAGAGGTCAAGGTTCGAGATAGCGAAGCCATTCAGCTTGCCAACTCGAAGATTGACGAAATTCGTAACGGTTTTTCCGATTGGTTGATGGAGCAAACTCCGGATTTCAAGGAGAAACTTGCCGACCTCTACAATCGCAAATTCAACTGCTTTGTTCGTCCCTCATACGATGGAACGCACCAAAATTTCCCCGACCTCGACATCAAAGCACTTGGTATTCCCGACCTCTACAAAAGTCAGAAAGATGCTATCTGGATGCTCAAACAAAACGGCGGAGGCATTGCCGACCACGAAGTAGGCACAGGCAAAACACTCATAATGTGCGTTGCTGCTTACGAGATGAAACGGCTCGGATTGGCGAATAAACCGATGATTATTGGTCTGAAAGCCAATGTTCACGAAATTGCACACACCTATCAAACAGCCTATCCTAACGCAAAGATTCTCTATCCGGGCAAGAATGACTTTACACCCGAAAAACGAATAAAACTCTTCAATGACATCAAAAATAATGATTGGGATGTGATTATCCTCACCCACGACCAATTCGGTAAAATACCTCAGTCGCCCGAGCTGCAACAACAGATCCTGCAATCGGAATTGGATACCGTGGAAGAGAATCTCAATGTATTGCGTCAGCAGGGACGAGACATCTCACGCACAATGCTCAAAGGGCTGGAGAAACGAAAGGCTAACCTCGAAGTGAAGCTCGAAACTATTGCTCACTCCATCAAAGAACGTACAGATGATGTGGTGGATTTCAAGCAAATGGGCATCGACCACCTATTTGTAGACGAATCGCACAAATTCAAAAACCTGATGTTCAACACACGACACAACCGTGTGGCAGGGTTGGGCTCACAGGACGGTAGCCAAAAGGCTCTCAATATGCTATTTGCACTTCGCACCATTCAGGAGCGAACCGGCAAAGACCTCGGAGCAACATTTCTTTCGGGGACAACCATATCTAACTCTCTGACCGAGCTATATTTGCTATTCAAATACCTCCGTCCACAGGAGTTAGAGCGACAAAACATCAAATCCTTCGATGCTTGGGCTGCTATCTTTGCTAAAAAGACTACCGACTTTGAGTTTTCGGTAACTAATCAGATTGTGCAGAAAGAGCGATTTCGGTACTTTATCAAAGTGCCCGAACTTGCCGCTTTCTACAACGAGATAACCGACTACCGTACCGCTGTCGATGTGGGTGTTGAGCGACCCGTTGCCAATGAGGTGCTGCACAATATTCCACCTACACCGCAACAAGCCGATTTTATCGAAAAGCTGATGCAGTTCGCTCAAAGCGGAGATGCAACCCTGCTGGGACGTGCACCGTTGTCAGAGACGGAAGAGAAAGCTAAAATGCTTATCGCCACCGACTATGCCAGAAAAATGGCTCTTGACCTGCGAATGATTAGCTCTCGCTATGATGACCACCCCGATAACAAAGCCAGCCATTGTGCCGCCAAAATAGCAGAATATTACAGAAAGTATGAGCAGAACAAGGGGACGCAATTTGTGTTTTCAGACCTCGGCACATATAAGCCGGGTGAGTGGAATGTATATAGCGAAATCAAACGTAAATTGGTGGAAGATTATTCAATTCCTCCACAAGAGGTGCGGTTTATTCAAGAGTGCAAAACCGACAATGCACGCCGTGATGTGATTGAGGCGATGAACGAGGGTAAAGTGCGCGTGCTGTTCGGCTCTACCGATATGCTCGGTACGGGTGTGAATGCTCAACGTCGAGCGGTTGCCATTCATCATCTCGACACACCGTGGCGACCCTCCGACCTGCAACAACGCAACGGACGTGCCATCCGTAAAGGGAACGAAGTGGCAAAACTCTATGCCGACAATCGGGTGGATATTGTGATTTATGCCGTAGAGAAGTCCTTAGACTCCTACAAATTCAACCTGCTGCACAACAAACAGCTCTTTATCACTCAGCTCAAAAACGGCACTATGGGAGCCCGAACCATTGACGAGGGTACGATGGACGAGAAGTCGGGAATGAATTTTTCGGAGTATATGGCAATACTTTCGGGTAATACCGACCTACTCGACAAGGCGAAGTTAGAGAAACGTGTTGCCTCTATGGAGGGCGAACGTAAGGCGTTCTACAAGGATAAGAGTGCATCGACTTGGAAACTCGAAGAGGCAACCCGCTCGCTCACCCATAACAACGGAGTAATCGACAAAATGACTGCGGATTGGAATAATTTTAATGCTCGACTAAAAACCGATGCCGAGGGTAATAAACTCAATCCAATTAGCCTTGACGGCGTTTCAAGTGCCGATATAAAGGTGATTGGCGAGAAGTTAGCCGAAATAAATGCCAATGCTCGCACCAAAGGCGAACCGCATAAAATTGGCGAACTCTACGGATTTACACTGCTTGTCAAAACGGAGTCTTCGACCAAAGATCTCTTCGAGTTGAACCAGAATAAATTTATGATCAAGGGTGATAGCGACATAAAATACACCTACAACAACGGAAATATCGCTGCCGACCCAAAATTGGCTTCACTCAATTTTCTCAATGCACTGGAGCGTATCCCGAAGTTGATTGAGCAATACAAAACCGCCAACATAAAGCTGGAGCAGGATATTCCTATCTTGCTACAAGTCGTTCAAAGCACGTGGAAAAGGGAGGATGAACTCAAAGAGTTGAAATCGGAAGTCGCAGCAATGGAGCGTAAAATACAACTGTCGCTAACGCCACAATCATCTGAACAAGCAACGAATGAGCCGATTATTGGAAGAATTAAATATTTGGGTTTCAAAGGCGAAGTTGCTGAGGAGCTTGAGTATACTGACAAAGAAAAGTATCTCGAAGCCATAAAAAGAGAGCTATACCAGAATCCCGACGGCTTCAGAGCAGAGACTATCAGCACAGACCCTGAATTAAGAAAAAGCGTCGATGACTTATATTATGGCGAATGTGGTGCAGATAATCCAAAGAAGATTGAGCATTATATAAAGGCATTAGCTTCAGATATAGCCCCACCAATCAATGAACCAACTCTGCATAGAGGGTTGAAAATGTAGTGAAAAACATCGGCAGGAAACAACTCATCCTGCCGATGTTATAC includes these proteins:
- a CDS encoding putative DNA methylase, which encodes MAFNRKAKLRENTQAIEILFRLEKEQRTATPEEREVLAKYCGFGGLKQILNPADSLADVSSWSKSDAELFPQVAELHNLLRSNSANEQEYRQYVSSLKNSILTAFYTPTEVVQAIADTLHQRGVTVDRFLDPSAGQGAFSDAFVSQGVEALSFEKDLLTGKVLSALHPDTDVRVEGFEKIEEHYNNYFDVVSSNIPFGDVAVFDPLYTKSDDPTRRAAAKTIHNYFFAKGLDTIREGGILAFITSQGVMNSQQNEPIREMLMQQADLVSVVRLPNNLFSENAGTDVGSDLIVLQKNSQKESLSEDEQRFVKTRLRPSGVMFNTYFRDLSRVVHTQWQESTDPYGKPAILFKHEGGSAAIATELQRMLSADFGKNLNIERYNIHSQTRKIEKQEPAKSESPLLSLYTQIEQRQQPVQKRRVRRVEQTPQPSLFDFTADAKSQTAEPITTDPRPYSGELLPHLRNGSFVVDDNQAGYLTDIRHSEATFKPLELNSSQTERLRLYVPMRESYFALYSYEAEHKEADGKSRAELNRLYDDYVAKFGNLNSRNNLKLLLMDASGRDMLSLERAVDGEFVKADIFDHPVAFSQNEITSVGSAEEALSASLNKYGVVNLDYMATLSGTDADELIEELTGRIYYNPLVDNYEIADRFIAGNVVEKAEKIENWLTSNLHSQRVDEALHALKEATPRPIQFDELDFNFGERWIPTGLYSRYASYLFDTDVKISYAESLDDFSVKASYSNANIWDKYAVRGQSRTYDGIALMGHALVNTVPDISKTIKVGDEEVKVRDSEAIQLANSKIDEIRNGFSDWLMEQTPDFKEKLADLYNRKFNCFVRPSYDGTHQNFPDLDIKALGIPDLYKSQKDAIWMLKQNGGGIADHEVGTGKTLIMCVAAYEMKRLGLANKPMIIGLKANVHEIAHTYQTAYPNAKILYPGKNDFTPEKRIKLFNDIKNNDWDVIILTHDQFGKIPQSPELQQQILQSELDTVEENLNVLRQQGRDISRTMLKGLEKRKANLEVKLETIAHSIKERTDDVVDFKQMGIDHLFVDESHKFKNLMFNTRHNRVAGLGSQDGSQKALNMLFALRTIQERTGKDLGATFLSGTTISNSLTELYLLFKYLRPQELERQNIKSFDAWAAIFAKKTTDFEFSVTNQIVQKERFRYFIKVPELAAFYNEITDYRTAVDVGVERPVANEVLHNIPPTPQQADFIEKLMQFAQSGDATLLGRAPLSETEEKAKMLIATDYARKMALDLRMISSRYDDHPDNKASHCAAKIAEYYRKYEQNKGTQFVFSDLGTYKPGEWNVYSEIKRKLVEDYSIPPQEVRFIQECKTDNARRDVIEAMNEGKVRVLFGSTDMLGTGVNAQRRAVAIHHLDTPWRPSDLQQRNGRAIRKGNEVAKLYADNRVDIVIYAVEKSLDSYKFNLLHNKQLFITQLKNGTMGARTIDEGTMDEKSGMNFSEYMAILSGNTDLLDKAKLEKRVASMEGERKAFYKDKSASTWKLEEATRSLTHNNGVIDKMTADWNNFNARLKTDAEGNKLNPISLDGVSSADIKVIGEKLAEINANARTKGEPHKIGELYGFTLLVKTESSTKDLFELNQNKFMIKGDSDIKYTYNNGNIAADPKLASLNFLNALERIPKLIEQYKTANIKLEQDIPILLQVVQSTWKREDELKELKSEVAAMERKIQLSLTPQSSEQATNEPIIGRIKYLGFKGEVAEELEYTDKEKYLEAIKRELYQNPDGFRAETISTDPELRKSVDDLYYGECGADNPKKIEHYIKALASDIAPPINEPTLHRGLKM